One Stigmatella aurantiaca genomic region harbors:
- a CDS encoding SDR family oxidoreductase: protein MRTCFVTGGTGFVGRNLIEELISDGWHVVALHRSTTKAEPLSALGVELRPGDVTDKESVLAALPSGVEAVFHVAANTSLWAGSHSAQYRTNVEGTRIVLEAALARKARRFIHTSSGAAWGLVDETITESTPSRAPDCPIRYCRTKWLAEQEVRKALAAGLDAVILNPSNVIGRYDYQGWSRMIRLVATGKLPGVPPGKGSFCGVRQVARAHIAAVERGRTGENYLLAGADASLQEMVSLIGKLLDKPVPRKPTPAWLLHVAGRTSDLVSRFTGREPPLTADAATLVCASTICSSDKAQRELRYEAISLQAMLEDCTRWLRDENLLFSRPG, encoded by the coding sequence TGTCACGGGTGGCACCGGCTTCGTCGGGCGCAATCTGATTGAGGAGCTCATCTCGGACGGTTGGCACGTCGTGGCGCTCCACCGCTCCACCACCAAGGCAGAACCGCTTAGCGCCCTGGGGGTCGAACTCCGCCCCGGCGACGTCACCGATAAAGAGTCGGTGCTCGCGGCATTACCCAGCGGCGTCGAAGCCGTGTTCCACGTCGCCGCGAACACCAGCTTGTGGGCTGGCAGCCACAGCGCCCAGTACCGCACCAATGTCGAGGGGACGCGCATCGTCCTCGAGGCGGCCCTGGCGCGAAAGGCGCGCCGCTTCATCCATACATCGAGCGGAGCGGCCTGGGGGCTGGTCGATGAGACCATCACCGAGAGCACGCCTTCGCGCGCGCCGGACTGTCCCATCCGCTACTGCCGCACGAAGTGGCTGGCGGAGCAGGAGGTGCGCAAAGCGCTGGCGGCGGGACTGGACGCGGTCATTCTCAATCCCTCGAACGTGATTGGCCGCTATGACTACCAGGGCTGGTCGAGAATGATTCGCCTCGTCGCGACCGGGAAGTTGCCTGGGGTTCCTCCTGGCAAAGGTTCGTTCTGTGGGGTGCGCCAGGTGGCCAGGGCGCACATCGCGGCCGTGGAGCGGGGCCGCACCGGGGAGAACTACCTGCTCGCCGGGGCGGATGCCTCGCTCCAGGAGATGGTCTCCCTGATTGGCAAGCTGTTGGACAAGCCGGTTCCGCGGAAGCCCACCCCCGCCTGGCTGCTTCACGTCGCCGGGCGGACCTCGGACCTTGTCTCCCGGTTCACCGGCAGGGAGCCGCCACTGACGGCGGATGCCGCCACCCTCGTGTGCGCCAGCACGATCTGCTCCTCGGACAAGGCGCAGCGCGAACTCCGCTATGAGGCCATCTCGCTGCAAGCGATGCTGGAGGACTGCACACGCTGGCTGCGAGACGAGAACCTGCTCTTCTCTCGCCCCGGCTGA